The stretch of DNA CCGTTTGCACATCTTTATACATTAGGATGCAGGTTATGTGAGTTCAAAGCTACAAATTTGAGAATGTTAGCCATAAACTATATATAGTTGAATGTATGTATATTGTACATCATTTGTGTGATATTTATTGGTGACTACTTAAATACGGACCTAAAACTTGTAGCAAGTATCAACAGACATGACATCAAGTAAAACTCAACAGTAAAGATCTAGATTGAAGAAGGAATCATTGTTTTGTCGCAATCTTGAAGCTTTAAACTAATGAAGTtcacaaaattattaaattacaatttttttgatAACTTTGGCCTTAAAAGCCTTGATAAACTCATAAACGTTGTCTCTTAAACAATGATTTTTCAATGAACTCGAAGTTCTATGAAGAAGCATAGCTATCCACCAACATTTGTCATAGATAGAGAGATAAGAAACGTCACATATGAGGCTTTTACAACAAAGGTCTACAAATTAGGCTAGTATCAGTAACATTATGAACAAGCAAAAACATCAAACAGTAGTATACATCGAAGGAACGTGATAGCAAAAAGAACATAAGTTTTGGTATCCTTCAATGTAATAGCAAAAAGTCTAACAAAACAAAACTTGTATTTCCTAATCATAATCAAAATTAGGATAATTGTCAAAAAAAGTCAAAGTTAGGATAATAAATTACAACTTTTAGGGGCCaaaaatacattattattaataacaataacaactcTTCAACTGGAAATATTAAATTCGtaataaaaaactgaaaaaatttaaataaagaaacaaCATTTCCTAGTAGCTTAAACATAAACTGAATTgtgttgtaacaaaaaaaaaaaaactgaattgtGTGCATAAGCAAAACGCCTTAACAGACtgaaaggaagaagaagaataagaaaagTCAAATATAGAGCCGAAAATGTGGAAAATTTAGGTGCATCATTCTCACCAACAATGATAGCTAAAACAAACTAAACTCTTGACCACGATGCATCCCTCTCACAATAAGAAAAATCTTACTTATGACCCATAAAGATGTCTGTGGATTGGTGAGGCTTCTAAACTCTTGACCACTTCCAACCAAGGTTTGTCTACCATAATGAAGGAATTTTTTGATGTGTATGCTAAAAATAAAACAGGATTAGCTAAAGGTATGacattaaaattttgtaaacTCTGGACTGCTGAATTTTGAATATCTAGCATATCATTATCATCTGTTTCCCCGGACAATCCAAACTCAATCAAGCACATTGCCCTGAAGATAGAATAATCGGTAAACATTAGAAATAcatatttcaaacaaaaataacagTTAAAACGTCATCAATTTACCAATTGTTCTGGATTGGGCCTCGAGCCCAATAGCAGAGGAAAATCTATGGATCAACGAGCATAATCCCAATTAGCAAGCAACCCACAATTCCCGTCTCTCATGCACCAACGGTCACAACGCTCGACGCGTTGTAACGGCCGttcaccggaatgatgagcattaactgctcatcaAGGCTTTCCAGCCATTTTCCGGCAGCcattttccggcagccacttgatggccattaatgccattaagggccttggcccagcgctgggggctatatatacaaGACCCACTGCCATTTCTCAAGGTACGTATCATTAGCACACGAAAACCTTCACTCCACTcttactgacttgagcgtcagaGTATCTGCAGGTACACAGCCCCCTCCGTTTCAACAGGGGCTTACACGAGCAAACGCCGGCGCGGTCGTCCTCTCTTATTAGGTAAGATCACTACTATTTTTCATTGTTAGTGTATGATGATTCTGAAATCAACTCATACAAAGGTTGTGTGTATTAAAAAAACCAACATATCTATATTAACAGTTTTCGTACGAAACCTCATATAGATATTACATTGCTTGTGAAAAATGTTTTAGGAACCGGATTCTGATTAAATCGGTCTGATGCCTAGGACTAGTTTCAGGGGGAGTGGGAGGGTAGGAACTATTGTAGATGCAACTTTAAAGTGCTTTTGAGTCTTTGTTTCCAAAAAAACATTTAAGGAAAAATTAGCTTGACATGTATTGTTAGAACTTAGAACAGCAATTCTGGCTCAAGAATAGAGATACAAAAAACACGGGTCAAGATCCTCTCCATGTTTAACAATAAATACACAATGCTTGACGATGAAGATCGGTCAATTGTGCCTATGTCTCCGACTTTCCTTTCTATTATTTCGTGTTTAAGGTTTACAGTGTACCACTTGCATTTAAACACTACAGTCTAGATTACgacatgtataaaacataaaTCACTAGTTTGATATTAATAAACAATGATTCTACATCAAAAAATTATGATGCATATAACATTTCTCTCATTTATTTTGCTCATTTAAATTTCACTAATGGCTAATGCAAAATGTCAACTTCATATTTGAAAAGAACATACCTGGAGCTATAAACAACAAACGACGATGAAGTTGACAAGGGAGGGAATGAAATCCCAATAACTTCACCAGGAAATTCCCGGAATGTCGTAGGCAGAACATGTGTGTTCCGATTTGACCATTCTCCCAACTTTTTGGCCTCAACGTCAAATGCATACACTTTGTTTGAGGAAGTAGTAACTATCAGTACATTGTTGTTACAAGGCGGAAATCCACCAGCTGTAACAGAGGCACCATCCAATCTTGAAATGAACCAATGTTGCCTGTTGCacaaaaggaaaggttgactattttattttaaaagtttttgaGCATTAAATGGATATTCTAGCTAACACCAACAAAACAACTAGAGTAATATGCAtcttaaattaaaaagaaaaagttaagcAAATTAGAGACAACACCTTAATATTTCTAAGTTAAATATGTATATATCTCCAAAGCAATTCACAGCTGCCAACCACTGCTTATCAGAACTGCTAAACAATTTTGTAATGGGCGGCTCTGTAAGAGGTGATTTCTCATCTTGCAACTCAGGACGGGGTGTAAAAGTATGCACTATTTCTGAGTTTTCCACATCCACAACCTATACCATTCAAAAGTGAAGGGCGTTAATAAAGCAAATtatagcttcttcaaaaaaaataaagcaaattATACGATCTTTAATCCAAAGATTATGatattttaattcaaatatGAAGATGACGAATATAGTTAGCTCACATATATCCTTCTATCATGCCCAGCTAATATTAACCAAGAGGAGTCATGAGTAAAAATCATAGAATGGGTAAATGGTAATCTTTGAGGAAGTTTTTTTGTACTTAATGTAATCTTCCCAACTTCACACTTCAATTCAACAAGACTAGGTTTTTCTTGATCAGAGTACGCAACAAGGACCCCCGAATTAGAAATGGTGCTGCAGATTATATGTTGAGAAGCCTTACTCTGGACTCGACCTGACGCATATATTTTGAAGTGCTGCATCTTAGGATTTGCACGGCGTCCGACTGTATGAACATTTCTGAGTTGTAGCAAATGGATATCCAACCAACGCGAAGACTGAACTAAAAGTATTGATGATTGATTGAAGGCAGTAGTATTAAGGACTAGTTGAATAGGTGTTCCCTGAGGTGCAGGGCATATATCATGGATAGTTGTGAATTCTTTCACAGGGTATGCGAAGAGTTTTGTGTCGTCTCCTGCTGAAATAAGCATGGGACCCTTCATATGAGCCCACTTATGGTAGCTGAAATCCTTGGGTTTTGCTTCACGTCGAATTCTTTTAATCCTCTCATCAGGCAAACAATCTGCTAAAAACAAAAGTGCATGGTTAATGAACAGAAACAGCAAAAGCATTCAGCATATATAGTGCCCAATTTGACAAGTTTGTTACAGAAGATAAACACCTTTTCTACACAGAAAAAGTTTTGGTTAAAGCTAAAAAGTTTACCTTCTGAAAGTACTAGCCAAAATAGTTTTCAgctttttatttaagaaaatgagTTTCAAGTTTTCCAAAACTACTTTTTGCTTATGCCCAAAGCACCTTAGGATTTTGTATAATAAGTTTATCCAAACTTGCTAATACAATTTacacacaataaataacaaaaaatttaaaaacaaactttCAAACAAACCTTCTTCAACAATTGGTACCGCAACAGTCAAGGCCCTGACATCATGGGTATGAGACCTGACACTTTTAACATGGATCCATTTTTTCATTGTTGGAGAATTGACATTGTTAGATGATTTTGACAGCGTATAAAGAATAACcttcatataaaataaagtaaacCAACATTATTATAGTTATAATACACTTGGTTAACACTTAACAGACACGGAGCATGGAGCCTTATGTGAATGTAGATcagcaaaaaataaattgatgaaTAAAGAATAACAATATGACAATACTTGTAGATAACAAGTAACACATGATGACACGCTTCTTGAGaatatataaaatcaaaagaGGTCAATAAATAGTAATACAATGATATGTGAGATACGATGAACAATGGATTTCCACCTAGAGCAATTCAAGATGCAGACACATTCACA from Trifolium pratense cultivar HEN17-A07 linkage group LG5, ARS_RC_1.1, whole genome shotgun sequence encodes:
- the LOC123884405 gene encoding WD repeat-containing protein PCN-like isoform X2, with the translated sequence MAVTLPKSSVIKAETKGGRLGNGHGDSGESENSESDEDSESPATIMQSVLRFPRVAIGYDDGRVGIYAISDTDEFMHVKSLLRVKGRVLSVTWSEDANYIYSGSSDGLIQIWDAMSGHEVDWTRVGQKVCIWSLLFLRSGTLVSADSSGGVQFWDSKNLSPLQAHSLHKGDAIALAAAPSQDMVFSAGSDGQVILYTLSKSSNNVNSPTMKKWIHVKSVRSHTHDVRALTVAVPIVEEDCLPDERIKRIRREAKPKDFSYHKWAHMKGPMLISAGDDTKLFAYPVKEFTTIHDICPAPQGTPIQLVLNTTAFNQSSILLVQSSRWLDIHLLQLRNVHTVGRRANPKMQHFKIYASGRVQSKASQHIICSTISNSGVLVAYSDQEKPSLVELKCEVGKITLSTKKLPQRLPFTHSMIFTHDSSWLILAGHDRRIYVVDVENSEIVHTFTPRPELQDEKSPLTEPPITKLFSSSDKQWLAAVNCFGDIYIFNLEILRQHWFISRLDGASVTAGGFPPCNNNVLIVTTSSNKVYAFDVEAKKLGEWSNRNTHVLPTTFREFPGEVIGISFPPLSTSSSFVVYSSRAMCLIEFGLSGETDDNDMLDIQNSAVQSLQNFNVIPLANPVLFLAYTSKNSFIMVDKPWLEVVKSLEASPIHRHLYGS
- the LOC123884405 gene encoding WD repeat-containing protein PCN-like isoform X1 yields the protein MVQLYENKNINWKPSTVKIDGLQIDWKPSPVIAIATSIDGLRVAAAREDGSLELWLVSPGSDRWHCQLTIRGDPNKRVSSLVWCNGSEFGRLFSSNLDGSVSKWDFFHLKQTTVLESDGVSIWKMAVTLPKSSVIKAETKGGRLGNGHGDSGESENSESDEDSESPATIMQSVLRFPRVAIGYDDGRVGIYAISDTDEFMHVKSLLRVKGRVLSVTWSEDANYIYSGSSDGLIQIWDAMSGHEVDWTRVGQKVCIWSLLFLRSGTLVSADSSGGVQFWDSKNLSPLQAHSLHKGDAIALAAAPSQDMVFSAGSDGQVILYTLSKSSNNVNSPTMKKWIHVKSVRSHTHDVRALTVAVPIVEEDCLPDERIKRIRREAKPKDFSYHKWAHMKGPMLISAGDDTKLFAYPVKEFTTIHDICPAPQGTPIQLVLNTTAFNQSSILLVQSSRWLDIHLLQLRNVHTVGRRANPKMQHFKIYASGRVQSKASQHIICSTISNSGVLVAYSDQEKPSLVELKCEVGKITLSTKKLPQRLPFTHSMIFTHDSSWLILAGHDRRIYVVDVENSEIVHTFTPRPELQDEKSPLTEPPITKLFSSSDKQWLAAVNCFGDIYIFNLEILRQHWFISRLDGASVTAGGFPPCNNNVLIVTTSSNKVYAFDVEAKKLGEWSNRNTHVLPTTFREFPGEVIGISFPPLSTSSSFVVYSSRAMCLIEFGLSGETDDNDMLDIQNSAVQSLQNFNVIPLANPVLFLAYTSKNSFIMVDKPWLEVVKSLEASPIHRHLYGS